A single genomic interval of Clostridium facile harbors:
- the tgt gene encoding tRNA guanosine(34) transglycosylase Tgt, translating to MFQLLKKQGEARRGTFTTVHGTVQTPAFMNVGTAAAIKGGISSYDLVDLKCQVELCNTYHLHIRPGDKLIKELGGLHHFMGWNGPILTDSGGFQVFSLASLRKIQEEGVYFSSHVDGKRIFMGPEESMQIQSNLGSTIAMAFDECIENPSPYEYTKHSCDRTVRWLHRCKAEMERLNSLSDTINPNQMLFGINQGCIYEDLRVQHMKEIVELDLDGYAIGGLAVGETKEEMYHIISTVTPYMPLEKPRYLMGVGKPTNIIEAVSRGVDLFDCVMPSRNARHGHLNTWNGVINLNNAKYEKDDTPIDEHCDCPTCRHFSKAYLRHLFKSKEMLSNRLAVMHNLYFYNTLMEKIREAIDTDTFDTFKEKYVPILDRRI from the coding sequence ATGTTTCAACTATTAAAAAAGCAAGGAGAAGCGCGCCGGGGGACATTTACTACAGTACATGGTACTGTACAAACTCCCGCTTTTATGAATGTGGGAACAGCAGCTGCAATTAAAGGCGGTATTTCCTCCTATGACTTGGTAGATTTAAAATGCCAAGTAGAACTATGTAACACCTATCATTTACATATTCGCCCAGGAGACAAATTAATTAAAGAATTAGGTGGATTGCATCATTTTATGGGATGGAACGGACCAATTTTAACTGACAGTGGTGGATTTCAGGTATTTTCCCTTGCTTCTTTGCGGAAAATACAGGAAGAAGGGGTTTATTTCAGTTCTCATGTAGATGGGAAACGAATTTTTATGGGGCCAGAAGAAAGTATGCAAATCCAATCTAATCTGGGTTCCACCATCGCGATGGCATTTGATGAATGTATCGAGAACCCTTCCCCATATGAATACACCAAACATTCCTGTGACCGTACCGTCCGTTGGCTGCATCGATGCAAGGCGGAAATGGAACGGTTAAATTCTTTGTCAGATACCATTAATCCAAACCAGATGTTATTTGGTATCAACCAAGGCTGTATTTATGAGGACTTACGAGTACAGCATATGAAAGAGATTGTGGAATTGGATTTGGATGGTTACGCTATTGGTGGCTTGGCAGTTGGAGAAACCAAAGAGGAGATGTACCATATTATTAGTACTGTTACCCCATATATGCCATTGGAAAAACCTCGCTATTTAATGGGAGTAGGTAAACCAACCAATATTATCGAAGCGGTATCCCGTGGTGTGGATTTATTTGATTGTGTTATGCCAAGCCGAAATGCCCGCCATGGCCATCTGAATACTTGGAATGGCGTCATCAATTTAAACAATGCCAAATATGAAAAGGATGACACCCCAATTGATGAACACTGTGATTGTCCAACCTGCCGCCATTTTTCCAAAGCATATCTACGTCATCTGTTTAAGTCAAAAGAGATGTTATCCAACCGCTTAGCTGTTATGCACAATTTGTATTTTTATAATACATTAATGGAAAAGATTAGGGAAGCGATTGATACCGATACATTTGATACATTTAAAGAAAAATATGTTCCGATTTTAGATCGACGTATATAA